Proteins encoded together in one Musa acuminata AAA Group cultivar baxijiao chromosome BXJ3-6, Cavendish_Baxijiao_AAA, whole genome shotgun sequence window:
- the LOC103988543 gene encoding LRR receptor-like serine/threonine-protein kinase FLS2, producing the protein MKTAVLISKLESNLSFRLPLPVLSLVYHLREEMALRQTLPLLLLLLCSLMAAEVVTSRRSISDVQVEALLAFKASISDDPLGALADWNTTIRHCNWSGLTCDPSTDAVISISLPQMHLRGRLSPYLGNISTLQFLDLTANYFFGPVPPELGLLPQLSEFGLSENLLSGLIPSEFGSLESLQWLDVSNNSFSGSIPDSICNCTSLLILILGSNNLTGTIPSCIGNLINLQFFTAYYNYLIGPLPDSFERLTNLQTLDLSVNQLSGTIPPALGNFSHLEVVQLYENSFVGVIPPELGQCSNLTLLNIYSNQLSGSIPPQLGELHKLKALRVHDNKLNSTIPASLSRCKSLVSLGLSENELTGRIPSEFGSLTSVQWLSLHVNRLTGEIPPSLMNLTNLRYLSLSENSLSGPIPPNIGSLHKLEFLVIHHNSLDGPIPVSITNCSHLFNVSVTNNKFTGGLPFGLGKLQNFTFFSVGSNLLSGSVPEDLFNCSKLKTLDLAVNKLTGSLSPEIGKLTNLGILQLQHNSLSGLIPPEIGNLSMLFKLQLHSNNFVGQVPTEISKLSSLQGLFLGKNSLEGEIPKQVFQLERLVLLDLQFNRFVGPIPDAMGNLQQLAYLYLNDNMINGSIPQAMKNLRRLLMLDLSHNRLSGSIPGAVMASMSNMQMYLNLSNNMFVGSLPMEIGGLEMVQEIDLSNNQLSGSIPASLKACKNLDSLDISANKFSGELPASIFPQLDLLTSLNLSNNELYGQLPSSISELKSLVSLDVSHNRFSGQIPESLANLTSLQTLNLSFNQFEGFIPKGGIFSNLSSSNLEGNPALCGSTSSSTCKKGSQKLTTKALIIVITLCSLFVFLLVLFVGLICFWKRDKNQFSHHAMELSTELPLIPDLKRFTRSELEVATESFSEENVIGRSNLSTVYKGRLEGDEHFVAVKRLNLEQFPVESDKCFFTELKVLSRLKHRNLVKVLGYAWESGKMKALTLEFMENGNLESIIHSPQINRSRWTIYERLQVCISVANGLAYLHSGYDFPIVHCDLKPSNILLDRDWVAHVSDFGTARMLGVHLQDGSNQTSSAAFQGTIGYMAPEFAYMRRASTKVDVFSFGVVMMELFTKRRPTGLIEENGISLTLQQLVEKAIVTGLDSVLQIIDGDMNLASEIEEERVTGVLELALSCTNFSAEDRPDMNEVLLSLLRLIRDKN; encoded by the exons ATGAAAACCGCAGTTCTTATCAGCAAGTTGGAATCCAATTTAAGCTTTCGTCTTCCTCTCCCTGTCCTCTCACTTGTCTACCATCTTCGTGAGGAAATGGCGCTAAGACAGACTTTACCGCTGTTGCTGCTGCTCCTCTGCTCCCTAATGGCTGCAGAGGTGGTGACCTCAAGGAGGTCTATCTCCGATGTCCAAGTCGAGGCTTTGCTGGCCTTCAAGGCCTCCATCTCCGATGACCCTCTCGGCGCACTGGCCGATTGGAACACCACCATTCGTCACTGCAACTGGAGCGGGCTGACCTGTGACCCATCAACCGATGCCGTCATCTCCATCAGCCTTCCCCAGATGCATCTCAGGGGCAGGCTATCCCCGTATCTCGGAAACATCTCCACTCTCCAATTCCTTGATCTCACTGCCAACTACTTCTTCGGTCCGGTCCCTCCTGAACTCGGACTTCTGCCTCAACTCAGTGAGTTTGGTCTGAGTGAGAATCTTCTGTCAGGGCTGATACCTTCAGAATTTGGTAGCTTGGAAAGTCTTCAGTGGTTGGATGTAAGCAACAATTCCTTCAGTGGAAGCATCCCGGACAGCATCTGCAACTGCACATCTCTCTTAATTCTAATCCTCGGTTCGAATAATCTGACTGGTACGATCCCTTCATGCATCGGTAACTTGATAAATCTTCAGTTCTTCACGGCGTATTACAATTATCTCATCGGTCCCTTGCCTGATTCATTTGAAAGGCTAACAAATCTGCAGACGCTAGACCTTAGTGTGAATCAGTTGTCAGGAACTATACCTCCTGCGCTCGGTAACTTCTCGCATTTGGAAGTTGTTCAGCTTTACGAGAACAGTTTTGTTGGTGTCATCCCTCCTGAGCTAGGCCAGTGCTCAAACCTGACCTTGTTGAACATTTACAGCAATCAACTCAGTGGCAGCATTCCCCCTCAGCTCGGAGAATTACACAAGCTAAAAGCTTTACGTGTACATGACAACAAGTTGAATTCAACGATTCCTGCTTCCCTATCCCGTTGCAAGTCGTTAGTCTCTCTTGGTCTTTCTGAGAATGAGCTAACCGGTCGAATTCCATCTGAATTTGGGTCTCTTACTTCAGTTCAGTGGCTTTCTCTTCATGTCAACAGACTGACAGGAGAAATCCCTCCATCGTTGATGAACTTGACGAACCTCAGGTACCTGTCCTTGAGTGAGAATTCACTGTCAGGACCGATACCGCCGAACATAGGATCACTCCACAAGCTGGAGTTTTTGGTCATTCACCACAACTCTTTGGATGGCCCGATTCCAGTGAGCATCACCAATTGTTCTCATCTATTCAATGTAAGTGTTACTAACAACAAGTTCACAGGGGGATTACCTTTTGGGTTGGGTAAGTTGCAGAACTTCACGTTCTTCTCGGTTGGATCTAATTTGCTCTCTGGAAGCGTTCCTGAAGATCTGTTCAACTGTAGCAAGCTCAAAACTCTGGACTTGGCAGTCAACAAGTTAACCGGCTCACTCAGTCCAGAgattggaaaactaaccaacttagGGATCTTACAGTTGCAGCATAATTCCTTGTCTGGATTGATTCCACCAGAGATTGGAAATCTTAGCATGTTGTTCAAATTACAGCTTCATAGCAATAATTTTGTTGGTCAGGTTCCTACAGAGATCTCAAAGCTGTCAAGTCTTCAGGGACTCTTCCTTGGAAAGAATTCTCTTGAAGGAGAGATTCCCAAGCAGGTGTTTCAACTGGAACGGCTTGTTCTGTTGGATCTGCAGTTCAACAGGTTTGTAGGGCCTATCCCAGATGCCATGGGAAATCTCCAACAGCTCGCTTATCTGTACCTCAACGATAACATGATTAATGGCTCAATTCCACAAGCTATGAAGAATCTGCGGCGACTTCTCATGTTGGATCTTTCACATAATCGGCTAAGCGGATCGATTCCAGGTGCTGTGATGGCAAGCATGTCAAACATGCAGATGTACTTGAATCTATCAAATAATATGTTTGTAGGTTCTCTGCCAATGGAAATTGGTGGTCTAGAAATGGTTCAAGAAATTGATCTCTCAAACAACCAACTGTCAGGGAGTATTCCTGCTTCGCTGAAGGCCTGTAAAAACTTGGACTCGCTGGACATCTCTGCTAATAAATTTTCAGGTGAGCTACCTGCCAGTATTTTTCCTCAGCTTGACTTGCTTACTAGCTTGAATCTCTCAAACAATGAGTTATACGGACAACTTCCCAGCAGCATATCAGAGCTAAAGAGCCTTGTCTCCCTTGATGTTTCTCACAATCGGTTCAGCGGACAGATACCAGAGAGCTTGGCTAATCTTACAAGCTTACAAACACTCAACCTTTCTTTCAATCAGTTCGAAGGGTTCATTCCAAAAGGTGGGATATTTAGTAATTTGTCTTCATCGAATTTGGAAGGAAATCCTGCACTATGTGgctcaacttcttcttctacctGCAAGAAAGGAAGCCAGAAGTTGACAACAAAGGCATTGATCATTGTTATTACATTATGCTCTCTATTTGTTTTCCTGCTAGTGCTTTTTGTGGGACTGATCTGCTTCTGGAAACGTGATAAAAATCAATTCTCACATCACGCCATGGAGCTTAGTACTGAACTTCCCCTCATCCCAGACCTGAAAAGATTCACACGGAGTGAGCTAGAGGTTGCTACAGAGTCATTTAGTGAAGAAAATGTGATAGGTCGGAGCAACTTGAGCACTGTCTACAAAGGAAGGCTTGAAGGTGATGAGCACTTTGTAGCTGTGAAGAGGCTAAACTTGGAGCAGTTTCCTGTTGAGTCTGATAAATGCTTTTTCACTGAACTGAAGGTTTTGAGCAGATTGAAGCACAGGAATTTGGTTAAGGTGTTGGGCTATGCTTGGGAATCAGGGAAAATGAAAGCTCTAACTCTGGAGTTCATGGAGAATGGAAATCTGGAAAGCATCATACACAGTCCACAAATCAATCGTTCGAGGTGGACAATCTACGAAAGGTTGCAGGTCTGCATCTCTGTTGCAAACGGGCTTGCTTACCTGCACTCAGGCTATGACTTCCCTATAGTTCACTGTGATCTCAAGCCATCAAACATCCTTTTGGATAGAGATTGGGTTGCCCATGTGAGTGACTTTGGGACAGCTCGCATGTTGGGAGTTCATTTGCAGGATGGAAGCAACCAGACCTCATCTGCAGCCTTCCAAGGCACCATTGGCTACATGGCACCAG AGTTTGCATACATGAGGAGAGCGAGCACAAAAGTGGATGTGTTCAGCTTTGGAGTGGTTATGATGGAGCTATTCACCAAGAGAAGGCCTACGGGATTgattgaagaaaatggtatttccCTTACATTGCAGCAGCTTGTGGAGAAGGCCATTGTCACTGGACTCGACAGTGTTCTCCAAATAATAGACGGCGACATGAACCTCGCGAGTGAGATAGAAGAAGAAAGAGTGACGGGGGTGTTGGAGTTAGCTTTGTCATGCACTAACTTTTCTGCAGAGGACCGGCCAGACATGAACGAAGTGCTCTTATCGTTGCTGAGACTGATCCGGGACAAGAATTAG
- the LOC135639832 gene encoding actin-binding protein wsp1-like, whose product MASAMVNIVALPPLPEAFPWFSPRISFSHDSVDPTPVAPREGRPDGHAEDFEFRLHDDPVTMLPADELFSGGKLVPMQLAAPKPAPESEIARSEPPVTARKVDIAGPDSYAFSPRAPRCTTRWRELLGLRRALAKPPGVHVTAPVPSAAAPAASKSPIPRSSIKHLLHRHHKPASPVASPSLPLLRDSDRESVAIASRISLSSSSSSSSSGPDHEDLGRLSIDSDKPSRVPPRVRLARPRPATPASSRVGFRPAEPAAPAPPRGASVDSPRMSSSGKIVFHGLERSSSSPGSFTGGPRPRPRGVERSYSANVRVAPVLNVVPVCSLRGSGKPVSVLGLAHVLSPQQQKDRIGSARNRAELARSARRRDQICTLPQKYF is encoded by the coding sequence ATGGCGTCCGCTATGGTCAACATCGTCGCACTCCCGCCGCTGCCGGAGGCCTTCCCCTGGTTCAGCCCTCGGATCTCATTCAGCCACGACTCCGTCGACCCCACCCCCGTCGCCCCGCGGGAGGGCCGCCCCGACGGCCATGCGGAGGACTTCGAGTTCCGCCTCCACGATGACCCCGTCACGATGCTCCCCGCCGACGAGCTCTTCTCCGGCGGCAAGCTGGTGCCCATGCAGCTGGCTGCGCCGAAACCGGCTCCGGAGTCGGAGATCGCCCGGTCGGAGCCCCCTGTGACGGCGCGGAAGGTGGACATCGCCGGTCCCGACTCCTACGCGTTCTCCCCCCGCGCGCCCAGGTGCACCACCCGGTGGCGCGAGCTCCTCGGCCTCAGGAGGGCCCTCGCGAAGCCGCCTGGTGTCCATGTAACCGCCCCCGTGCCCTCCGCTGCGGCCCCCGCCGCTTCCAAGAGTCCTATCCCTCGGTCGTCTATCAAGCATCTGCTACACCGCCACCACAAGCCCGCTTCTCCGGTCGCGTCGCCGAGCCTCCCTCTCCTCCGCGACTCAGATCGCGAGTCCGTGGCGATCGCCTCCCggatctccctctcctcctcctcttcctcgtcctcctccggcCCCGACCACGAGGACCTCGGGAGGCTCTCTATCGACTCGGACAAACCCAGCCGCGTCCCTCCCCGGGTCCGCCTAGCCCGGCCGCGCCCCGCAACCCCAGCGTCATCGAGGGTCGGATTCCGGCCGGCAGAACCAGCAGCGCCGGCCCCGCCGCGGGGGGCATCGGTGGACAGCCCGCGGATGAGCTCGTCGGGGAAGATCGTGTTCCATGGCCTGGAGCGGAGTTCGAGCAGCCCTGGGAGCTTCACTGGCGGCCCGAGACCGCGGCCGCGCGGGGTGGAGCGGTCCTACTCCGCCAACGTCCGCGTCGCTCCGGTCCTCAACGTCGTCCCCGTCTGCTCCCTGCGCGGGTCGGGCAAGCCTGTCTCCGTCTTGGGTCTCGCCCACGTCTTGTCGCCGCAGCAGCAGAAGGACCGGATCGGCTCGGCCCGTAACCGGGCTGAATTGGCCCGGTCGGCCCGGCGTCGAGACCAAATCTGCACCCTTCcccaaaaatatttttag